In the Streptomyces sp. f51 genome, one interval contains:
- the tatC gene encoding twin-arginine translocase subunit TatC → MLKSARNTEKDPEGRMPLADHLRELRNRLAKAVLAIVIVTIVAAFYYNSIINFFTKPVLDSVGCPETFAELAKQPKNHQCAQITINGLLAPFTLALKVSLMAGVVIASPVWLYQLWAFVAPGLHRSEKKYAYAFVGTGVPLFFAGAFFAYKVLPTTAKVLLTFTPHGVSNLLPLDDLLDLVTRMVVVFGLSFELPLLLVMLNLTGILTGKRMLGWWRGMIVGITVFAAVATPSTDPLTMLALAGPIWILYFGAVLFSLYNDRRKRRRDESGPADDEASDLDLTPEDIGDVENVGAGRVLPEQATTDRVNGYDDVT, encoded by the coding sequence TTGCTCAAGTCTGCCCGCAACACGGAGAAGGACCCCGAGGGGCGCATGCCCCTCGCGGACCATCTTCGCGAGCTCCGCAACCGGCTCGCGAAGGCGGTGCTGGCGATCGTCATCGTGACCATCGTCGCGGCCTTCTACTACAACAGCATCATCAACTTCTTCACGAAGCCGGTCCTGGACTCCGTCGGATGTCCGGAGACCTTCGCCGAACTGGCGAAGCAGCCCAAGAACCACCAGTGCGCGCAGATCACCATCAACGGTCTGCTCGCGCCGTTCACCCTGGCGCTGAAGGTCTCCCTGATGGCGGGCGTCGTGATCGCCTCGCCGGTCTGGCTCTACCAGCTCTGGGCGTTCGTCGCCCCGGGACTGCACAGGAGCGAGAAGAAGTACGCGTACGCGTTCGTCGGCACGGGCGTCCCGCTGTTCTTCGCCGGCGCCTTCTTCGCCTACAAGGTGCTTCCCACCACGGCGAAGGTCCTGCTCACGTTCACCCCGCACGGCGTCAGCAACCTGCTGCCGCTCGACGACCTGCTCGACCTGGTCACGCGCATGGTCGTGGTCTTCGGTCTCTCCTTCGAGCTGCCGCTGCTCCTGGTGATGCTCAACCTCACGGGCATCCTCACGGGCAAGCGCATGCTCGGCTGGTGGCGGGGCATGATCGTCGGCATCACGGTCTTCGCCGCCGTCGCGACGCCCAGCACCGACCCGCTGACGATGCTGGCGCTCGCCGGACCGATCTGGATCCTGTACTTCGGCGCCGTCCTCTTCTCGCTCTACAACGACCGGCGCAAGCGCAGGCGTGACGAGTCGGGACCCGCCGACGACGAGGCGTCCGACCTCGACCTCACCCCCGAGGACATCGGCGACGTCGAGAACGTGGGTGCCGGCCGGGTCCTTCCGGAGCAGGCCACCACGGACCGGGTCAACGGTTATGACGACGTGACCTGA
- the tatA gene encoding Sec-independent protein translocase subunit TatA, which produces MFGRLGAPEIILILVVIILLFGAKKLPDMARSLGKSARILKSEAKAMKEEGGSSTQAPAPAADEQPPAQRTIQAAPGDVTSSRPVNEPTDTTQR; this is translated from the coding sequence ATGTTCGGAAGGCTCGGAGCTCCCGAGATCATTCTCATCCTCGTCGTCATCATCCTGCTGTTCGGCGCGAAGAAGCTTCCGGACATGGCGCGCTCCCTCGGCAAGTCCGCCCGGATCCTCAAGAGCGAGGCGAAGGCGATGAAGGAGGAGGGCGGCAGCAGCACCCAGGCCCCCGCCCCGGCCGCCGACGAGCAGCCCCCCGCGCAGCGCACCATCCAGGCCGCTCCCGGCGACGTGACCAGCTCGCGCCCGGTCAACGAGCCCACGGACACGACCCAGCGCTGA
- a CDS encoding WYL domain-containing protein, whose protein sequence is MAGKPARPTNAIDQTRRMLSLVTYLRERPGARVGDVARAFGITEDELISDLDVLPLCGTSFRGGDLLDIDTDGDRIWWHNPDDVAEPLRIAADEATALLVAARAVSTLPGLREGDRQALLRATAKVEAASGEAAGASSRLSVTFESEGGVFADVDRAISERRRLWIRYYSPSRDELSEREIDPIRLVSVGHTYVEAWCRRSEARRTFRLDRVAEIRILDEPSAPPEIELRDLSEGLVQPAAEDPEVVVETGPGGRWVAEYYPHDSADELPDGGLRITLRTPDPASLRRLALRLGGDGRIVSPQALADSARAAAREALAAYDGHEGLAEVRDRPYEGREQGL, encoded by the coding sequence GTGGCAGGAAAACCGGCCAGGCCCACGAACGCGATCGACCAGACCCGGCGGATGCTCTCCCTGGTGACGTATCTGCGGGAGCGTCCCGGCGCGCGCGTGGGCGATGTCGCCCGCGCCTTCGGGATCACCGAGGACGAGCTGATCTCGGACCTCGACGTCCTGCCGTTGTGCGGGACCAGTTTCCGCGGCGGGGATCTGCTCGACATCGACACCGACGGCGACCGGATCTGGTGGCACAACCCGGACGACGTCGCCGAGCCGCTGCGGATCGCCGCGGACGAGGCGACCGCGCTGCTGGTGGCCGCCCGCGCGGTGTCCACCCTGCCCGGTCTGCGCGAGGGCGACCGGCAGGCGCTGCTGCGGGCCACCGCCAAGGTGGAGGCCGCCTCGGGCGAGGCGGCGGGTGCCAGCTCCCGGCTGTCGGTGACCTTCGAGTCCGAGGGCGGGGTCTTCGCCGACGTGGACCGGGCGATCTCCGAGCGGCGGCGGCTGTGGATCCGCTACTACTCGCCGTCCCGCGACGAGCTCAGCGAACGCGAGATCGACCCGATCCGCCTGGTCAGCGTGGGCCACACCTACGTGGAGGCCTGGTGCCGTCGCTCGGAGGCGCGCCGTACCTTCCGGCTCGACCGGGTCGCCGAGATCCGCATTCTCGACGAGCCGTCCGCGCCGCCCGAGATCGAGCTGCGGGACCTGTCCGAGGGGCTCGTCCAGCCCGCGGCCGAGGATCCCGAGGTGGTCGTCGAGACCGGTCCCGGCGGGCGCTGGGTCGCCGAGTACTACCCGCACGACAGCGCGGATGAGCTGCCGGACGGCGGGCTGCGTATCACCCTGCGGACACCGGATCCCGCCTCGCTGCGGCGGCTGGCCCTGCGTCTCGGCGGTGACGGCCGGATCGTCTCGCCGCAGGCTCTCGCGGACAGCGCCCGCGCCGCGGCCCGTGAGGCGCTCGCCGCCTACGACGGGCACGAGGGGCTCGCGGAGGTCCGGGACAGACCGTACGAGGGGCGGGAGCAAGGGCTTTGA
- a CDS encoding WYL domain-containing protein, whose product MAIAKAERLMNLALCLLGTRRPLSKRELRESIEAYLEAGSDDSFNRMFERDKDDLRELGLVIETVENLDGEVGYLARRDSNRLPPITLDAEEAAALGLAAKVWQQARLAGAASGALQKLRAAGLPEDVDPYGSHGALEPHIPVHEAAFEPLMLACRDRRPVVFDYRKANAAQPGTRHVEPWALECWRGHWYLAGWDRDRAAERVFRLSRITGKVRARAGRYTAEVPDVVTVRETVAGWAGEITDRSALIRLRSGAGYPLRAKAVSVRELGGGWDELEIPYGHGLDAWLVEFGPDVVVVEPAELRADVIDRLRSVAKG is encoded by the coding sequence ATGGCCATTGCCAAGGCCGAGCGGCTGATGAACCTCGCACTGTGTCTGCTCGGGACGCGGCGGCCGCTCAGCAAGCGGGAACTCCGCGAGTCCATCGAGGCCTATCTGGAAGCCGGATCGGACGACAGCTTCAACCGGATGTTCGAGCGGGACAAGGACGATCTGCGCGAACTCGGCCTGGTCATCGAGACGGTGGAGAACCTCGACGGCGAGGTCGGCTATCTCGCCCGCCGCGACAGCAACCGTCTGCCGCCGATCACCCTCGACGCCGAGGAGGCCGCCGCCCTCGGGCTGGCCGCCAAGGTCTGGCAGCAGGCCCGGCTGGCGGGCGCGGCCAGCGGAGCCCTCCAGAAACTGCGCGCCGCGGGGCTGCCCGAGGACGTGGACCCCTACGGATCCCATGGCGCCCTCGAACCCCACATCCCCGTCCACGAGGCCGCCTTCGAGCCCCTGATGCTCGCCTGCCGCGACCGCCGCCCGGTCGTCTTCGACTACCGCAAGGCGAACGCCGCGCAGCCCGGCACCCGGCACGTGGAGCCCTGGGCCCTGGAATGCTGGCGCGGCCACTGGTACCTCGCGGGCTGGGACCGCGACCGCGCGGCCGAGCGCGTCTTCAGGCTCTCCCGGATCACCGGCAAGGTCCGCGCGCGTGCGGGCCGGTACACCGCCGAGGTCCCCGACGTCGTCACCGTGCGCGAGACGGTGGCCGGCTGGGCGGGGGAGATCACCGACCGTTCGGCGCTGATCCGGCTGCGCTCCGGCGCGGGCTACCCGCTGCGCGCCAAGGCCGTCTCGGTGAGGGAACTGGGCGGCGGCTGGGACGAGCTGGAGATTCCGTACGGGCACGGCCTGGACGCCTGGCTCGTGGAGTTCGGGCCGGACGTGGTGGTCGTGGAACCCGCCGAACTGCGGGCCGATGTGATCGACCGGCTGCGTTCCGTGGCCAAGGGCTGA
- a CDS encoding FKBP-type peptidyl-prolyl cis-trans isomerase, with product MSIEKPEIDFPEGQPPADLEIKDLWEGDGAVAEAGQNVTVHYVGVSFSTGEEFDASWNRGAPFKFPLGGGRVIKGWDRGVQGMKVGGRRQLTIPAHLAYGDQSPTPAIKPGETLIFVVDLIAV from the coding sequence GTGAGCATCGAGAAGCCCGAGATCGATTTCCCCGAGGGCCAGCCGCCGGCGGACCTTGAGATCAAGGACCTCTGGGAGGGTGACGGCGCCGTGGCCGAGGCGGGCCAGAACGTCACGGTGCACTACGTGGGTGTGTCGTTCAGCACGGGTGAGGAGTTCGACGCGAGCTGGAACCGGGGCGCCCCGTTCAAGTTCCCGCTCGGCGGCGGCCGTGTCATCAAGGGCTGGGACCGTGGCGTGCAGGGCATGAAGGTCGGCGGCCGTCGCCAGCTGACCATCCCCGCCCACCTCGCCTACGGCGACCAGAGCCCGACCCCGGCGATCAAGCCCGGCGAGACCCTGATCTTCGTGGTCGACCTGATCGCCGTCTGA
- a CDS encoding FKBP-type peptidyl-prolyl cis-trans isomerase, translating into MRRRSLLLSVPAGLVTLAGCGDDGKSDTAKSSNSPSPSASAAASAPPPPKIVDGPLPAITAGTKFGEKPTVAKGPGEPSKDLAVRTVIAGNGKTVAENDYIQANYLGQIWATAKVFDNSYDRGTPLVIQLAQGGIIDGWRYGLVGKKAGSRVEMSVPPTWGYGASGNAQAGIKGTDTLVFVVDIEDTFNSKSSAKGKDVPQKDSSLPTVGTNTDGSAPKITVPKKTAPTKLVANYVIEGDGPEVKADSTVLVQYEGVLWDSGKEFDSTYKRGQLTSFSLQQVVKGWAQGLTGKKVGSRVLIVIPPALGYADNPPAGSGIKKDSTLVFSVDILAKM; encoded by the coding sequence GTGCGCCGACGCTCACTCCTTCTCTCCGTACCCGCTGGACTGGTCACGCTCGCCGGATGCGGTGACGACGGCAAGTCAGACACGGCGAAGTCCAGCAACAGCCCGTCGCCCTCGGCTTCGGCCGCGGCCTCCGCGCCGCCCCCGCCGAAGATCGTCGACGGTCCGCTGCCGGCGATCACCGCCGGTACGAAGTTCGGTGAGAAGCCGACCGTGGCCAAGGGCCCGGGGGAGCCGTCGAAGGACCTGGCGGTCAGGACGGTGATCGCGGGCAACGGCAAGACGGTCGCGGAGAACGACTACATCCAGGCCAATTACCTGGGGCAGATCTGGGCCACGGCGAAGGTGTTCGACAACTCCTACGACCGGGGGACGCCGCTGGTCATCCAGCTGGCGCAGGGCGGCATCATCGACGGCTGGCGCTACGGCCTGGTCGGCAAGAAGGCCGGCAGCCGTGTCGAGATGTCGGTCCCCCCGACCTGGGGCTACGGCGCGTCGGGCAACGCGCAGGCGGGCATCAAGGGCACCGACACGCTGGTGTTCGTGGTGGACATCGAGGACACCTTCAACTCCAAGAGCTCCGCGAAGGGCAAGGACGTCCCGCAGAAGGACTCCTCGCTGCCGACGGTCGGCACGAACACGGACGGTTCGGCTCCCAAGATCACGGTGCCGAAGAAGACCGCTCCCACGAAGCTCGTGGCGAACTACGTGATCGAGGGCGACGGTCCCGAGGTCAAGGCGGACAGCACGGTCCTCGTGCAGTACGAGGGCGTGCTGTGGGACAGCGGCAAGGAGTTCGACTCGACGTACAAGCGCGGTCAGCTGACGTCGTTCTCGTTGCAGCAGGTCGTCAAGGGCTGGGCGCAGGGGCTGACGGGCAAGAAGGTCGGCAGCCGTGTGCTGATCGTGATTCCGCCGGCGCTGGGCTACGCGGACAACCCGCCGGCCGGCAGCGGTATCAAGAAGGACTCCACGCTCGTCTTCTCGGTCGACATCCTGGCGAAGATGTAA
- the pafA gene encoding Pup--protein ligase produces MDRRIFGLENEYGVTCTFRGQRRLSPDEVARYLFRRVVSWGRSSNVFLRNGARLYLDVGSHPEYATPECDNVTELVTHDKAGERILEGLLVDAERRLHEEGIAGDVYLFKNNTDSAGNSYGCHENYLVARHGEFSRLADILIPFLVTRQLLCGAGKVLQTPRGAVYCVSQRAEHIWEGVSSATTRSRPIINTRDEPHADAERYRRLHVIVGDSNMSETTMLLKVGATDLVLRMIEAGTVMRDLTLENPIRAIREVSHDITGRRKVRLASGREASALEVQREYYEKAVDFCERRGIRTGTVEQVLELWGRTLDAIEAEDLDRIGTEIDWVMKYQLIERYRAKHNMTMSHPRVAQIDLAYHDIHRRRGLYYLLERKGQAARICNDLKIFEGKSVPPQTTRARLRGDFIRRAQEQRRDFTVDWVHLKLNDQAQRTVLCKDPFRSVDDRVEKLIAGM; encoded by the coding sequence ATGGACCGCCGCATTTTCGGGCTGGAGAACGAGTACGGCGTCACGTGTACGTTCAGGGGACAGCGCCGGCTGTCTCCCGACGAGGTGGCGCGGTACCTCTTCCGCCGTGTCGTGTCATGGGGCCGCAGCAGCAATGTCTTTCTGCGGAACGGTGCCCGCCTTTATCTCGACGTGGGATCACATCCGGAATACGCCACACCCGAGTGTGACAACGTGACGGAACTCGTCACCCACGACAAGGCCGGCGAGCGCATTCTCGAAGGTCTCCTGGTGGACGCAGAACGACGCCTGCACGAGGAAGGAATCGCGGGCGACGTCTATCTGTTCAAGAACAACACCGACTCGGCCGGAAACTCCTACGGATGCCACGAGAACTATCTGGTGGCCCGGCACGGGGAGTTCTCACGGCTCGCGGACATCCTCATTCCGTTCCTGGTCACGAGGCAGTTGCTGTGCGGTGCGGGCAAGGTGCTCCAGACGCCGCGCGGGGCCGTGTACTGCGTCAGCCAGCGCGCCGAGCACATCTGGGAGGGTGTCAGTTCCGCGACGACGCGGTCCCGTCCCATCATCAACACGCGTGACGAGCCGCACGCGGACGCCGAGCGCTACCGCCGTCTGCACGTCATCGTCGGCGACTCGAACATGTCCGAGACGACGATGCTCCTCAAGGTCGGTGCCACGGACCTCGTGCTGCGCATGATCGAGGCGGGCACGGTCATGCGGGACCTCACCCTGGAGAACCCCATCCGGGCGATCCGCGAGGTCAGCCACGACATCACGGGCCGCCGCAAGGTGCGGCTGGCCAGCGGCCGCGAGGCCTCCGCGCTCGAGGTGCAGCGCGAGTACTACGAGAAGGCCGTGGACTTCTGCGAGCGCCGCGGCATCCGCACGGGGACGGTCGAGCAGGTCCTCGAACTGTGGGGCCGCACGCTCGACGCGATCGAGGCCGAGGACCTCGACCGGATCGGCACGGAGATCGACTGGGTCATGAAGTACCAGCTCATCGAGCGGTACCGGGCGAAGCACAACATGACCATGTCGCACCCCAGGGTCGCGCAGATAGACCTCGCATATCACGACATCCACCGACGTCGTGGTCTCTACTACCTTCTGGAGAGGAAGGGGCAAGCCGCGCGGATCTGCAACGACTTGAAGATCTTCGAGGGCAAGTCCGTACCGCCGCAGACCACTCGGGCCCGGCTGCGCGGTGACTTCATCCGGCGGGCCCAGGAGCAGCGGCGGGACTTCACCGTCGACTGGGTCCATCTGAAGCTGAACGACCAGGCGCAGCGCACGGTGTTGTGCAAGGACCCGTTCCGTTCGGTGGACGACCGGGTGGAGAAGCTGATCGCCGGGATGTGA
- a CDS encoding MFS transporter, whose product MAAGYLEILRARHAARLLTGTLVGRLPNATAAIAVVLFVRAEGGTYSLAGALAAVYGVANAVGQPLLGRLVDLYGQPRVQLPAAVVSALGMGVFALAGTDPVALACAAMAVAGLFTPPLEGGLRALWPSVLREEEQVHTAYAMDAVAQEIMFTVGPLLVTLCVSLWSAQAALLILSVIGVLGALSVVLSEPSRAWRSAPREAHWLGALRSPGLLALLGAFLFIGIALGSITVAGVSYADAHGGDAVYGWLMAGIGLGALCGGVVYGARRWSGAPERRLRVLVGLLAVCYVPLMLVPGPVAMTALATLAGVFLAPSIACAFVLVDRHAPAGTVTEAFSWLVTTFTVGASVGTGLAGPVVQWGGAARGFAVPGVAGAAALVVLLATGRVLAAAGRGGVVAASSENDPNRAVEPRFSSGDRA is encoded by the coding sequence ATGGCTGCGGGATACCTGGAGATCCTGAGGGCGAGGCACGCCGCCCGGCTCCTCACCGGGACGCTGGTGGGGCGGCTGCCGAACGCCACCGCGGCCATCGCCGTCGTGCTGTTCGTGCGGGCCGAGGGCGGCACGTACAGCCTGGCGGGCGCGCTCGCCGCCGTCTACGGGGTGGCCAACGCGGTCGGACAGCCCCTGCTCGGCCGGCTCGTGGACCTGTACGGCCAGCCCCGGGTGCAGTTGCCCGCGGCGGTCGTCTCGGCCCTCGGCATGGGCGTCTTCGCGCTGGCCGGCACGGACCCGGTGGCGCTCGCCTGCGCCGCGATGGCGGTGGCCGGACTGTTCACGCCTCCCCTGGAGGGCGGCCTGCGGGCGCTGTGGCCCTCGGTGCTGCGCGAGGAGGAGCAGGTGCACACCGCGTACGCGATGGACGCGGTGGCGCAGGAAATCATGTTCACCGTGGGGCCGTTGCTCGTGACGCTGTGCGTGTCGCTGTGGTCGGCGCAGGCCGCTCTGCTGATCCTGAGCGTCATCGGTGTCCTGGGCGCCCTCTCCGTGGTCCTCTCCGAGCCCTCGCGCGCGTGGCGTTCGGCGCCGCGCGAGGCGCACTGGCTGGGCGCGCTGCGCTCGCCGGGGCTGCTGGCGCTGCTCGGGGCCTTCCTGTTCATCGGGATCGCGCTCGGCTCGATCACGGTCGCGGGGGTGTCGTACGCCGACGCGCACGGCGGGGACGCGGTGTACGGCTGGCTGATGGCGGGCATCGGGCTGGGCGCGCTGTGCGGCGGTGTGGTCTACGGCGCGCGCCGCTGGAGCGGGGCGCCGGAGCGGCGACTGCGGGTGCTGGTGGGCCTTCTGGCGGTGTGTTACGTCCCGCTGATGCTGGTGCCGGGTCCGGTCGCCATGACCGCTCTGGCGACGCTCGCCGGGGTGTTCCTCGCGCCGAGCATCGCGTGCGCCTTCGTCCTGGTGGACCGGCACGCTCCGGCCGGCACGGTCACCGAGGCTTTCTCCTGGCTTGTCACGACGTTCACCGTGGGTGCCTCGGTCGGAACGGGGCTCGCGGGGCCGGTGGTCCAGTGGGGCGGGGCGGCCCGGGGGTTCGCCGTTCCGGGGGTCGCGGGTGCCGCCGCCCTGGTGGTTCTGCTGGCCACGGGCAGGGTCCTCGCGGCGGCCGGGAGGGGCGGGGTAGTTGCGGCGTCATCGGAAAATGATCCAAACCGAGCCGTCGAACCCCGTTTCAGCTCAGGGGATCGGGCGTAA
- a CDS encoding LacI family DNA-binding transcriptional regulator, translating into MARGSTRPTSRDVAEAAGVSQAAVSLVLGDKWRGRVSAATAERVRDAAQELGYRPNLAARNLRLGRTRTVLLVVPALTTEFFAGVYTGAARVAAEHGFGVVLYPSPEGIGPARDPFGSAQAALDGVLASSMAADALTAIRGDQLPLVMLDSDPAGSQGAATVNLDIADGVRQVTDHLLGLGHRRFLHLAADIPSWTFEVRGREIASCLVEVPGTSLRVARAPISFEDALAAAQTALTAPGPRPTAVICDDDKLAAGAYKAARRLGLRIPDDISITGLDDLALARALDPELTTVRLDAERFGEQGMKALLAVLDGRTPPQEDIPVHLVVRGSTAPPGP; encoded by the coding sequence GTGGCAAGAGGTAGCACGCGCCCCACCAGCCGGGACGTCGCCGAGGCCGCCGGGGTCTCCCAGGCCGCCGTCTCCCTCGTGCTCGGCGACAAGTGGCGCGGCCGCGTCTCCGCCGCCACCGCCGAACGCGTCCGTGACGCCGCCCAGGAACTCGGCTACCGCCCCAACCTGGCCGCCCGCAACCTCCGCCTCGGCCGCACCCGCACCGTCCTGCTGGTCGTCCCCGCCCTCACCACAGAGTTCTTCGCCGGCGTCTACACCGGCGCCGCCCGCGTCGCCGCCGAGCACGGCTTCGGAGTCGTCCTCTACCCCTCCCCCGAGGGCATCGGCCCCGCCCGCGACCCCTTCGGCTCCGCCCAGGCGGCCCTCGACGGCGTCCTCGCCTCCTCCATGGCCGCCGACGCCCTCACCGCCATCCGCGGCGACCAGCTCCCCCTGGTCATGCTCGACAGCGACCCCGCCGGCAGCCAGGGCGCCGCCACCGTCAACCTCGACATCGCCGACGGCGTGCGCCAGGTCACCGACCACCTCCTCGGACTCGGCCACCGGCGCTTCCTCCACCTCGCCGCCGACATCCCCTCCTGGACCTTCGAGGTCCGCGGACGCGAGATCGCCTCCTGCCTGGTCGAGGTCCCCGGAACGAGCCTGCGCGTCGCCCGCGCCCCCATCTCCTTCGAGGACGCCCTCGCCGCGGCCCAGACGGCACTCACCGCCCCGGGCCCCCGCCCCACCGCCGTCATCTGCGACGACGACAAACTCGCCGCCGGCGCCTACAAGGCCGCCCGCCGCCTCGGCCTGCGCATCCCCGACGACATCTCCATCACCGGACTCGACGACCTCGCCCTGGCCCGCGCCCTGGACCCCGAGCTGACCACGGTCCGCCTCGACGCCGAACGGTTCGGCGAACAGGGCATGAAAGCCCTCCTCGCCGTCCTGGACGGCCGCACGCCCCCGCAGGAGGACATCCCCGTCCACCTGGTCGTACGCGGCTCCACGGCCCCTCCTGGCCCCTAG
- the prcA gene encoding proteasome subunit alpha yields the protein MSTPFYVSPQQAMADRAEYARKGIARGRSLVVLQYADGIVFVGENPSRALHKFSEIYDRIGFAAAGKYNEYENLRIGGVRYADLRGYTYDRDDVTARGLANVYAQTLGTIFSSAAEKPYEVELVVAEVGETPDGDQIYRLPHDGSIVDEHGSVAVGGNAEQISTYLDTQHRDGMSLAEALKLAVQSLSREPNGGEREIPAERLEVAVLDRTRPQKRKFKRITGRQLSRLLEVGGAETATEAEDADDE from the coding sequence GTGTCGACGCCGTTCTATGTCTCACCCCAGCAGGCGATGGCCGACCGGGCCGAGTACGCCCGCAAGGGCATCGCCCGTGGCCGCAGCCTGGTCGTGCTCCAGTACGCCGACGGCATCGTGTTCGTCGGCGAGAACCCGTCCCGCGCGCTGCACAAGTTCAGCGAGATCTACGACCGGATCGGCTTCGCGGCCGCCGGCAAGTACAACGAGTACGAGAACCTGCGGATCGGCGGTGTGCGGTACGCCGACCTGCGCGGCTACACGTACGACCGTGACGACGTGACCGCCCGTGGTCTGGCGAACGTGTACGCGCAGACGCTGGGCACGATCTTCTCGTCGGCGGCGGAGAAGCCGTACGAGGTGGAGCTGGTGGTCGCCGAGGTCGGCGAGACGCCGGACGGTGACCAGATCTACCGGCTGCCTCACGACGGTTCGATCGTGGACGAGCACGGTTCGGTGGCGGTCGGTGGCAACGCCGAGCAGATCAGCACCTATCTGGACACGCAGCACCGGGACGGCATGTCGCTGGCCGAGGCGCTGAAGCTGGCCGTCCAGTCGCTGTCCCGGGAGCCGAACGGCGGCGAGCGGGAGATTCCGGCGGAGCGTCTCGAGGTCGCGGTGCTGGACCGTACGCGGCCGCAGAAGCGGAAGTTCAAGCGGATCACGGGCCGTCAGCTGTCCCGGCTGCTGGAGGTCGGGGGAGCGGAGACCGCCACGGAGGCGGAGGACGCCGACGACGAGTGA
- the prcB gene encoding proteasome subunit beta, with translation MEANTRSTGRLPAAFLTPGSSSFMDFLSEHQPEMLPGKRQLPPVQGVIEAPHGTTIVAVTFPGGVVLAGDRRATMGNVIAQRDIEKVFPADEYSAVGIAGTAGLAVEMVKLFQLELEHFEKVEGAQLSLEGKANRLSTMIRSNLGMAMQGLAVVPLFAGYDVDRGKGRIFSYDVTGGRSEEHGYAATGSGSIFARGAMKKLYAKDLTEDQATTLVIQALYDAADDDSATGGPDVARRIYPIVTVITESGFRRLTDEESSEIARVILERRLQQPDGPRAALL, from the coding sequence GTGGAAGCCAACACTCGTAGCACCGGGCGTCTACCGGCTGCCTTCCTGACGCCCGGGTCGTCGTCCTTCATGGACTTCCTGTCCGAGCATCAGCCGGAGATGCTCCCGGGCAAGCGGCAACTGCCGCCCGTCCAGGGCGTGATCGAGGCCCCGCACGGCACGACGATCGTCGCCGTGACGTTCCCCGGCGGAGTCGTCCTCGCTGGCGACCGGCGGGCCACGATGGGGAACGTCATCGCCCAGCGCGACATCGAGAAGGTGTTCCCGGCCGACGAGTACTCGGCGGTGGGCATCGCCGGCACCGCGGGTCTCGCCGTGGAGATGGTGAAGCTGTTCCAGCTGGAGCTGGAGCACTTCGAGAAGGTGGAGGGCGCGCAGCTCTCCCTGGAGGGCAAGGCGAACCGCCTGTCCACGATGATCCGTTCCAACCTCGGCATGGCCATGCAGGGTCTTGCCGTGGTGCCCCTCTTCGCGGGCTACGACGTGGACCGCGGCAAGGGCCGCATCTTCTCCTACGACGTCACCGGCGGCCGCTCCGAGGAGCACGGCTACGCGGCCACGGGCTCCGGCTCGATCTTCGCGCGCGGCGCCATGAAGAAGCTCTACGCCAAGGATCTGACGGAGGACCAGGCGACCACGCTGGTGATCCAGGCCCTCTACGACGCGGCCGACGACGACTCGGCGACCGGTGGTCCCGATGTCGCGCGCCGGATCTACCCGATCGTCACGGTGATCACCGAGAGCGGCTTCCGCCGGCTCACGGACGAGGAGTCCTCCGAGATCGCGCGCGTGATCCTGGAGAGGCGACTCCAGCAGCCCGACGGCCCGCGTGCCGCGCTGCTCTGA
- a CDS encoding ubiquitin-like protein Pup encodes MATKDTGGGQQKATRSTEEVEEQSQDAQATDDLKERQEKLSDDVDSVLDEIDDVLEENAEDFVRSFVQKGGE; translated from the coding sequence ATGGCGACCAAGGACACCGGCGGCGGACAGCAGAAGGCGACGCGTTCCACCGAGGAGGTCGAGGAACAGTCGCAGGACGCGCAGGCAACCGACGACCTCAAGGAACGCCAGGAAAAGCTGAGCGACGACGTCGACTCGGTTCTTGACGAAATTGACGATGTACTCGAAGAGAACGCCGAGGACTTCGTTCGAAGTTTCGTTCAGAAGGGTGGCGAGTAG